A region from the Streptomyces tsukubensis genome encodes:
- a CDS encoding carbohydrate ABC transporter permease, whose translation MIRRPWRLAAEISAVLIAVVVAFPLYWMVLSAFKPAGEIQSTDAKPWTFNPSLDSFRRVFEQQEFGRYFLNSLMVAGAVVLASALIAFLAATAVTRFRFKFRTTLLIMFLVAQMVPIEALTIPMFFLMRDLGQLNTLWSLILPHIAFSLPFAIWMLRGFVKAVPEALEEAAYIDGASRTRFLWQILFPLVFPGLVATSVFSFISTWNDFLFAKSFIISDTSQSTLPMALLVFFKPDENDWGGIMAGSTVMTIPVLIFFVLVQRRLVSGLGGAVKD comes from the coding sequence TGATCCGCCGCCCCTGGCGGCTCGCCGCCGAGATCTCGGCCGTTCTCATCGCGGTCGTGGTGGCCTTTCCGCTCTACTGGATGGTGCTGTCGGCGTTCAAGCCGGCGGGCGAGATCCAATCCACCGACGCCAAGCCCTGGACATTCAATCCGTCCCTGGACTCTTTCCGCCGGGTCTTCGAGCAGCAGGAATTCGGGCGGTATTTCCTCAACAGCCTGATGGTGGCCGGAGCGGTCGTCCTGGCGTCCGCGCTGATCGCGTTCCTGGCGGCGACGGCGGTCACCCGCTTCCGCTTCAAGTTCCGTACGACGCTGCTCATCATGTTCCTGGTCGCGCAGATGGTCCCGATCGAAGCGCTGACCATTCCGATGTTCTTCCTGATGCGCGATCTGGGGCAGCTCAACACCCTCTGGTCGCTGATCCTGCCGCATATCGCGTTCTCCCTGCCGTTCGCGATCTGGATGCTCCGGGGATTCGTCAAGGCGGTCCCCGAGGCGCTGGAGGAAGCCGCCTACATCGACGGCGCCAGCCGTACCCGCTTCCTGTGGCAGATCCTGTTCCCGCTGGTGTTCCCCGGTCTCGTGGCCACCAGCGTGTTCTCGTTCATCTCCACCTGGAACGACTTCCTCTTCGCGAAGTCGTTCATCATCAGCGACACTTCCCAGTCGACGCTGCCGATGGCGCTGCTCGTCTTCTTCAAACCGGACGAGAACGACTGGGGCGGAATCATGGCCGGGTCGACCGTGATGACGATCCCGGTGCTGATCTTCTTCGTACTCGTACAGCGGCGGCTGGTCTCCGGACTGGGCGGCGCGGTCAAGGACTGA